A genomic window from Bradyrhizobium lupini includes:
- the hpnH gene encoding adenosyl-hopene transferase HpnH, translating to MAIPFFKEMRIGGYLIKQKLLGRKRYPLVLMLEPLFRCNLACVGCGKIDYPDAILNRRMTAQECWDAADECGAPMVAIPGGEPLIHKEIGEIVRGLVARKKFVSLCTNALLLEKKLDLFEPSPYLFFSVHLDGLKEHHDKAVSQKGVFDRAVSAIKAAKARGFTVNVNATIFDGHPAEEIAKFLDLTVELGVGVSMSPGYAYERAPDQEHFLNRTKTKKLFRDVFAMGKGKKWNFMHSGLFLDFLAGNQEYECTPWGMPARNIFGWQKPCYLLGEGYAKTFKELMDTTDWETYGTGKYEKCADCMAHCGYEPTAATAAINNPLKAMWVSLRGIRTTGPMAPEIDMSKQRPAQYIFSAEVQKRLSEIRKDEAAAAQEKAARKASTAA from the coding sequence ATGGCTATCCCCTTCTTCAAGGAAATGCGTATCGGCGGCTATTTGATCAAGCAGAAGCTGCTTGGCCGCAAGCGCTATCCGCTCGTGCTGATGCTGGAACCGCTGTTTCGCTGCAACCTCGCCTGCGTCGGCTGCGGCAAGATCGATTATCCGGATGCGATCCTCAACCGCCGCATGACGGCGCAGGAGTGCTGGGACGCGGCCGACGAGTGCGGTGCGCCTATGGTCGCCATTCCCGGCGGCGAGCCGCTGATCCACAAGGAGATCGGCGAGATCGTGCGCGGCCTCGTCGCGCGCAAGAAGTTCGTCTCGCTCTGCACCAACGCGCTGTTGCTCGAGAAGAAGCTCGATCTGTTCGAGCCCTCGCCCTACCTGTTCTTCTCCGTGCATCTCGACGGCCTGAAGGAGCACCACGACAAGGCCGTGTCGCAGAAGGGCGTGTTCGACCGCGCCGTCTCCGCGATCAAGGCGGCCAAGGCCCGCGGCTTCACCGTCAACGTCAACGCCACCATCTTCGACGGCCACCCGGCCGAAGAGATCGCCAAATTCCTCGACCTGACCGTCGAGCTCGGCGTCGGCGTCTCGATGTCGCCGGGCTACGCCTATGAGCGCGCGCCGGACCAGGAGCACTTCCTCAACCGCACCAAGACCAAGAAGCTGTTCCGCGACGTCTTTGCGATGGGCAAGGGCAAGAAGTGGAATTTCATGCATTCCGGCCTGTTCCTGGACTTCCTCGCCGGCAACCAGGAATACGAGTGCACGCCCTGGGGCATGCCCGCGCGCAACATCTTCGGCTGGCAGAAGCCCTGCTATTTGCTCGGTGAAGGCTATGCAAAAACCTTCAAGGAGCTGATGGACACCACCGATTGGGAGACCTACGGCACCGGCAAGTACGAGAAGTGCGCCGACTGTATGGCCCATTGCGGCTACGAGCCGACGGCGGCGACCGCCGCCATCAACAACCCGCTGAAGGCGATGTGGGTGTCGCTGCGCGGCATCAGGACCACGGGTCCGATGGCGCCGGAGATCGACATGTCCAAGCAGCGTCCTGCGCAGTACATCTTCTCCGCGGAAGTGCAGAAGCGCCTGTCGGAGATCCGCAAGGACGAGGCCGCCGCCGCACAGGAGAAGGCCGCACGGAAGGCGTCGACCGCCGCGTAA
- a CDS encoding MMPL family transporter yields MLQSVVVAIVRACTRFASLVVVLGLLLAVGAGYYTSQHFAINTDINSLIAQNLDWRQRDQQFDRAFDRDATITAVVEAKTPEMATAASDALYAKLKDNKTEFQSMQQLGTGEFFEKNGLLFLPTEEVAKVTGQFESAAPLIEIMAGDPSIRGLTGALETGLAGVKRGQVKLDNTERPFNQIAQTVETVLNKGNATFSWRQLVSDEPLTDSDKRAFIEFKPILDYNALEPGKGATDAIRKAAADLDFATKYQARVRLTGPVPIANEEYATVQEGAVVNGIGTVLVVLLILWLALHSAKIIFAVFVNLFVGLALTTAAGLMMVGSLNLLSIAFAVLFVGLGVDFGIQYSVRYRSERYKHNDLSGALILAAKRSAIPLSLAAMATAAGFLCFIPTDYKGIAELGQIAGVGMLVAFLTSITVLPAMLKLLNPPGEKEPVGYAFLAPLDHFLEKHRVLVVGGTMFLAVAGLPLLYFMKFDFNPMNLRNPKAESIATFLDLRKDPNTGANAINVMTTSEEQARQVEAKLEKVPEVLRVMSLNSFVPEDQPPKLKLLAQGAKVLNPALNPDQIDAAPSDKENVDALKSSVDNLRRTAGDAKGPGAVASRRLADALEKLANADEATRNKAQDVFVAPMKIVFDQLRNALQAEPVTLKSLPADLVSAWKSKDGIIRVEALPKGDPNDNDTLRKFAAAVLVAEPTAIGGPVSILKSGDTVVKAFIHAGIYALLVIGLLLWITLRRFVDVLMTLVPLLVAGAVTLEICVLIGLPLNFANIVAFPLLLGVGVAFKIYYVVAWRSGRTNLLQTSLTRAIFFSALTTATAFGSLWLSSHPGTSSMGKLLALSLVTTLAAVLLFQPALMGKPRNLRE; encoded by the coding sequence GTGCTGCAAAGCGTCGTCGTTGCCATCGTCAGGGCCTGCACCCGGTTTGCCTCCCTCGTCGTCGTTCTCGGGCTCCTGCTGGCGGTGGGGGCGGGCTATTACACGTCCCAGCATTTCGCCATCAACACCGACATCAACTCGCTGATTGCCCAAAATCTGGACTGGCGCCAACGCGACCAGCAGTTCGATCGCGCCTTCGACCGCGATGCGACGATTACGGCGGTGGTCGAAGCCAAGACGCCGGAGATGGCGACCGCGGCGTCGGACGCGCTCTATGCCAAGCTGAAGGACAACAAGACCGAATTCCAGTCGATGCAGCAGCTCGGCACCGGCGAGTTCTTCGAGAAGAATGGTCTGCTGTTCCTGCCGACAGAGGAAGTTGCCAAGGTCACCGGCCAGTTCGAATCCGCAGCACCCCTGATCGAGATCATGGCGGGCGATCCCTCGATCCGCGGCCTGACCGGCGCGCTCGAGACGGGACTTGCCGGCGTCAAGCGCGGGCAGGTTAAGCTCGACAACACCGAACGGCCCTTCAACCAGATCGCGCAAACGGTCGAGACCGTGCTCAACAAGGGCAATGCGACGTTCTCCTGGCGCCAGCTCGTCAGTGACGAGCCGCTGACGGATTCGGACAAGCGCGCCTTCATCGAGTTCAAGCCGATCCTCGACTACAACGCGCTTGAGCCCGGCAAGGGCGCAACCGACGCGATCCGCAAGGCCGCAGCCGATCTGGATTTTGCCACCAAATATCAGGCGCGAGTCCGGCTGACCGGGCCGGTCCCGATCGCCAACGAGGAATATGCAACCGTCCAGGAAGGCGCCGTCGTCAATGGCATCGGCACGGTCCTCGTCGTGCTGCTCATCCTGTGGCTGGCGCTGCATTCGGCGAAGATCATCTTCGCGGTGTTCGTCAATCTCTTCGTCGGTCTTGCGCTGACCACCGCCGCCGGCCTGATGATGGTGGGCTCGCTCAATTTGCTGTCGATCGCATTCGCCGTGCTGTTCGTCGGCCTCGGCGTCGATTTCGGCATCCAGTACAGCGTCCGCTATCGCTCCGAGCGCTACAAGCACAACGATCTCTCGGGTGCGCTGATCCTGGCCGCCAAGCGCTCGGCAATTCCGTTGTCGCTGGCGGCAATGGCGACCGCGGCTGGCTTCCTCTGCTTCATCCCCACGGACTACAAGGGTATCGCCGAACTCGGCCAGATCGCCGGCGTCGGCATGCTGGTCGCGTTCCTCACTAGCATCACCGTGCTCCCGGCGATGCTGAAGCTGTTGAACCCGCCCGGTGAGAAAGAGCCGGTCGGCTATGCCTTCCTGGCGCCGCTCGATCACTTCCTGGAGAAGCACCGCGTGCTGGTCGTCGGTGGCACCATGTTTCTGGCGGTCGCCGGCCTGCCGCTGCTCTATTTCATGAAGTTCGACTTCAACCCGATGAATCTGCGCAACCCGAAGGCAGAGTCGATCGCGACCTTCCTCGACTTGCGCAAGGATCCCAACACGGGCGCCAATGCCATCAACGTGATGACCACGTCGGAAGAGCAGGCAAGGCAGGTGGAGGCGAAGTTGGAGAAGGTGCCGGAGGTGTTGCGGGTGATGTCGCTCAACAGCTTCGTTCCTGAAGACCAGCCGCCGAAGCTGAAGCTGCTCGCGCAGGGCGCCAAGGTGCTGAACCCCGCGCTCAATCCCGACCAGATCGACGCCGCGCCGTCGGACAAGGAAAACGTCGATGCGCTGAAATCGTCGGTCGACAATCTGCGCCGGACCGCAGGCGATGCGAAGGGCCCGGGTGCGGTTGCCTCGCGTCGGCTCGCGGATGCGCTGGAAAAGCTCGCCAATGCCGATGAAGCCACACGGAACAAGGCGCAGGACGTGTTCGTCGCGCCGATGAAGATCGTGTTCGACCAGCTCCGGAACGCGTTGCAGGCCGAGCCGGTCACCCTGAAGTCATTGCCGGCAGATCTCGTCAGCGCCTGGAAGAGCAAGGACGGTATCATCCGCGTCGAGGCGCTGCCGAAGGGTGATCCCAACGACAACGACACGCTACGCAAATTTGCGGCGGCGGTGCTCGTTGCCGAGCCGACCGCGATCGGCGGTCCGGTCTCGATCCTGAAATCCGGCGACACCGTGGTGAAGGCGTTCATCCATGCCGGAATCTATGCGCTGCTGGTGATCGGCCTGTTGCTGTGGATCACGCTGCGCCGGTTCGTCGACGTGTTGATGACGCTGGTGCCGCTGTTGGTGGCAGGCGCGGTCACGCTCGAGATCTGCGTGCTGATCGGCTTGCCGCTCAACTTCGCCAATATCGTCGCGTTCCCGCTGCTGCTCGGCGTCGGCGTGGCCTTCAAGATCTACTATGTCGTGGCCTGGCGCTCGGGCAGGACAAACCTGCTCCAGACCAGCCTGACGCGCGCGATCTTTTTCAGCGCGCTGACAACGGCCACCGCGTTCGGCAGCCTTTGGCTGTCGAGCCATCCCGGCACGTCCAGCATGGGCAAGCTGCTGGCGTTGTCGCTGGTGACGACGCTCGCCGCCGTGCTGCTGTTTCAGCCTGCCCTAATGGGCAAACCCCGCAATCTCAGGGAGTAG
- a CDS encoding phosphorylase: MTLGTGDYLTAGQTVDPRPILIVTGLVQEARIAAGPGMAVICSSSSPTQLRALLTVLDPETIRGVISFGVAGGLDPTLRSGDVVLATEVLAGDTRWAAGLSLGDDLIDRLTSGRRRVVRGSLAGAEEVVTGRSCKAALHSETGAAAVDMESHIAAAYAAEAGLPFAAVRVISDPAHRALPALARAAIKPNGQIDVLAVLRGIARNPTALHGLVSTGLDFNRALRSLRGCRDFLIGTELVDSEALVSEAA, translated from the coding sequence GTGACTTTGGGGACGGGGGACTATCTTACCGCGGGTCAAACCGTTGATCCGCGGCCGATATTGATCGTGACTGGACTGGTTCAGGAGGCCCGCATCGCGGCCGGGCCTGGCATGGCGGTCATCTGTTCGTCGAGCAGCCCCACCCAGTTGCGGGCGCTGTTGACGGTGCTGGATCCCGAGACGATTCGCGGTGTGATCTCCTTCGGCGTGGCCGGCGGGCTCGACCCGACGCTGCGCTCCGGCGACGTCGTGCTGGCGACCGAGGTGCTCGCGGGCGATACCCGCTGGGCCGCTGGCCTCTCGCTCGGCGACGACCTCATCGACCGCCTGACGTCGGGGCGCCGCCGCGTTGTGCGCGGCAGCCTCGCGGGTGCCGAGGAAGTGGTCACGGGGCGCTCCTGCAAGGCGGCGCTGCATTCGGAGACGGGAGCGGCCGCCGTCGACATGGAAAGCCACATCGCGGCGGCCTACGCCGCCGAGGCCGGCTTGCCGTTCGCCGCGGTCCGCGTCATCAGCGATCCCGCCCATCGCGCGCTGCCGGCGCTCGCCCGCGCCGCCATCAAGCCGAATGGCCAGATCGACGTGCTGGCCGTGCTGCGCGGCATCGCGCGCAACCCGACTGCGCTGCACGGACTGGTCTCGACCGGCCTCGACTTCAACCGCGCGCTACGCAGCCTGCGCGGCTGCCGCGACTTCCTGATCGGCACCGAACTGGTCGACAGCGAGGCGCTGGTCTCCGAGGCGGCCTGA
- the ispH gene encoding 4-hydroxy-3-methylbut-2-enyl diphosphate reductase yields MEVYLAQPRGFCAGVVRAIEIVERALEKYGPPVYVRHEIVHNKYVVESLKNKGAIFVEELSEVPPKAVTVFSAHGVARSVEEEAAARDLPVLNATCPLVTKVHNQGKRYIARGRTLILIGHAGHPEVEGTMGQVPAPVLLVQSVEEVKALELPADTPVAYITQTTLSVDDTKDIISALQARFTDIQGPDIRDICYATQNRQSAVRDLSKLVDVILVVGAANSSNSNRLREIGTEAGVASYLIADGSALNPEWLKDARTVGVTAGASAPEVLVDDVIEAMRRIGPVKVSVLPGREENIEFRLPAELAAS; encoded by the coding sequence ATGGAAGTTTATCTGGCGCAACCGCGCGGCTTTTGCGCGGGGGTAGTGCGTGCGATCGAGATCGTGGAACGGGCGCTGGAGAAGTACGGCCCGCCCGTCTACGTGCGCCATGAGATCGTGCACAACAAGTACGTCGTCGAGAGCCTGAAGAACAAGGGCGCGATCTTCGTCGAGGAACTGTCGGAGGTGCCGCCGAAGGCGGTGACGGTCTTCAGCGCTCATGGCGTCGCCCGCAGCGTCGAGGAAGAAGCGGCCGCGCGCGACCTTCCGGTGCTCAATGCCACCTGCCCCTTGGTCACGAAAGTTCACAATCAGGGGAAGCGCTACATCGCCAGGGGCCGCACTCTGATCCTGATCGGCCATGCCGGCCACCCCGAGGTCGAGGGTACGATGGGCCAGGTTCCCGCCCCCGTACTGCTGGTCCAAAGCGTTGAAGAGGTTAAGGCCCTTGAGCTGCCGGCGGATACGCCAGTGGCCTATATCACCCAGACCACCCTGTCGGTGGATGACACAAAGGACATCATTTCGGCCCTGCAGGCCCGCTTTACAGATATTCAAGGCCCGGATATCCGGGATATCTGCTATGCGACACAGAACCGCCAATCTGCGGTAAGGGACTTGAGCAAGCTGGTCGACGTGATCTTGGTGGTGGGCGCTGCCAATAGCTCGAATTCGAACCGGCTCCGCGAAATCGGCACTGAGGCCGGTGTCGCGAGTTATCTGATTGCCGACGGCAGCGCGCTCAATCCCGAGTGGTTGAAAGATGCCAGAACCGTCGGTGTCACGGCTGGCGCTTCGGCGCCCGAGGTACTCGTGGATGACGTGATCGAAGCAATGCGGCGGATCGGACCGGTCAAGGTCTCGGTGCTCCCGGGCCGCGAGGAAAACATCGAATTCCGGCTTCCGGCCGAACTGGCTGCGAGCTGA
- the shc gene encoding squalene--hopene cyclase produces the protein MDSVNATSREAQEFRNLESSIASATEGVLGFQQPDGHWVFELEADCTIPAEYVLLRHYLAEPVDAVLEAKIANYLRRVQGAHGGWPLVHDGEFDMSASVKAYFALKMIGDSIDAPHMVRAREAIHSRGGAIHSNVFTRFMLAMFGVVTWRAVPVLPIEIVLLPFWSPFHINKISYWARTTMVPLMVIAALKPRAKNPKGVGIDELFLQDPRSIGMTAKAPHQSMAWFVLFRALDGILRVVEPMFPKSLRKRAIDAALAFTEERLNGEDGMGAIYPPMANIVMMYDALGKDENFPPRAITRRGIDKLLVIKDDEAYCQPCVSPVWDTTLTAHALLEAGGDKAVPAAKQGLDWLIPKQELEVKGDWAVKRPDVRPGGWAFQYNNAHYPDLDDTAVVVMSMDRMRREHGAAGYDAAIDRAREWIEGMQSNDGGWAAFDVNNLEYYLNNIPFSDHGALLDPPTEDVTARCVSMLAQLGETAETSKHVADGIAYLRKTQHSEGSWYGRWGMNFIYGTWSVLCALNMAGVRHDDPMIRKAAGWLASIQNQDGGWGEDAVSYRLDYRGWEAAPSTASQTAWALLALMAAGEVDHPAVARGVEYLIATQNEKGLWDEQRYTATGFPRVFYLRYHGYPKFFPLWALARYRNLRNTNSRVVGVGM, from the coding sequence ATGGATTCCGTGAACGCGACCAGCCGCGAAGCCCAAGAATTCAGGAACTTGGAATCGAGCATTGCGTCGGCCACCGAAGGCGTCCTCGGCTTCCAGCAACCCGACGGCCATTGGGTGTTCGAGCTCGAGGCAGATTGCACGATTCCGGCCGAATACGTCCTGCTGCGCCATTATCTCGCCGAGCCGGTCGATGCCGTGCTCGAAGCCAAGATCGCCAATTATCTTCGCCGCGTGCAGGGCGCCCATGGCGGCTGGCCGCTGGTGCATGACGGCGAGTTCGACATGAGCGCCAGCGTCAAGGCGTATTTCGCGCTGAAGATGATCGGGGATTCCATCGACGCGCCGCACATGGTGCGTGCGCGCGAGGCGATCCATTCCCGCGGCGGCGCCATTCACAGCAATGTCTTCACGCGCTTCATGCTTGCGATGTTTGGCGTCGTGACCTGGCGCGCGGTACCGGTGCTGCCGATCGAGATCGTGCTGCTGCCGTTCTGGTCGCCGTTCCACATCAACAAGATCTCCTACTGGGCGCGCACCACCATGGTGCCGCTGATGGTCATCGCCGCGCTGAAGCCACGGGCGAAGAATCCCAAGGGCGTCGGCATCGACGAGCTGTTCCTGCAGGATCCGCGCTCGATCGGCATGACCGCCAAGGCGCCGCACCAGAGCATGGCCTGGTTCGTGCTGTTCCGCGCGCTCGACGGCATTTTGCGCGTGGTCGAGCCGATGTTTCCCAAGAGCCTGCGCAAACGCGCCATCGACGCGGCGCTCGCCTTCACCGAGGAGCGGCTGAACGGCGAGGACGGCATGGGCGCGATCTATCCGCCGATGGCCAACATCGTCATGATGTACGACGCGCTCGGCAAGGACGAGAACTTCCCGCCGCGCGCGATCACGCGCCGGGGCATCGACAAGCTGCTCGTGATCAAGGACGACGAAGCCTATTGCCAGCCCTGCGTCTCGCCGGTGTGGGACACGACGCTGACCGCCCACGCGCTGCTCGAAGCCGGCGGCGACAAGGCGGTGCCGGCCGCCAAGCAGGGTCTCGACTGGCTGATTCCGAAGCAGGAGCTCGAGGTGAAGGGCGACTGGGCGGTGAAGCGGCCCGACGTACGCCCGGGCGGCTGGGCCTTCCAGTACAACAATGCCCATTATCCCGATCTCGACGACACCGCGGTGGTCGTGATGTCGATGGACCGGATGCGCCGGGAGCACGGTGCGGCCGGCTATGACGCCGCGATCGACCGTGCCCGGGAGTGGATCGAGGGCATGCAGAGCAACGACGGCGGCTGGGCCGCCTTCGACGTCAACAATCTCGAATATTACCTGAACAACATCCCGTTCTCGGACCATGGCGCACTGCTCGATCCACCGACCGAGGACGTCACCGCCCGCTGCGTCTCGATGCTGGCCCAGCTCGGCGAGACCGCGGAGACCAGCAAGCATGTCGCGGACGGGATCGCCTACCTGCGCAAGACCCAGCACTCCGAAGGGTCCTGGTACGGCCGCTGGGGCATGAACTTCATCTACGGAACCTGGTCGGTGCTGTGCGCCCTCAACATGGCCGGCGTCCGCCATGACGATCCCATGATCCGGAAAGCCGCCGGCTGGCTGGCCTCGATCCAGAACCAGGACGGCGGCTGGGGCGAGGATGCCGTCAGCTACCGGTTGGACTACCGGGGCTGGGAGGCCGCCCCCTCGACCGCCTCGCAAACGGCATGGGCCTTGCTTGCCTTGATGGCTGCTGGCGAGGTTGATCACCCGGCCGTCGCCCGCGGGGTGGAGTACCTGATTGCAACACAGAACGAAAAAGGACTGTGGGACGAACAGCGGTACACCGCCACGGGCTTTCCCCGTGTATTCTATCTACGGTACCATGGTTATCCGAAGTTCTTCCCGCTGTGGGCGTTGGCGCGGTATCGGAACTTGCGGAACACCAACAGCAGGGTGGTAGGGGTCGGAATGTGA